A region from the Canis lupus familiaris isolate Mischka breed German Shepherd chromosome 3, alternate assembly UU_Cfam_GSD_1.0, whole genome shotgun sequence genome encodes:
- the TNIP2 gene encoding TNFAIP3-interacting protein 2 isoform X3 — MALLIPGFWTSGFQNCEREIERLSEQLEEKEKETQQLMSQPEHEREKEVAMLRRSVAEKERARAASDILCRSLADETHQLRRTLAATAHMCQHLAKCLDEQQRAQGDLRRKSPEPECTGGAASVQAVIEKLREENRLLRQKLIHVEDLNAKWQRYDASRDEYVRGLHVQLQGLQAPPEPEKTSCPELMRKEISRLNRQLEERIRACADGRRELAAVRGARDAALERVQMLEQQILAYKDDFTSERADRERAQGRIQELEEQVASLRQQASWTQDRREPGSCRIHTGNRTPKYLETDALELVAPSGRRTGTGSQGLDLPTEGRCPGTTRRGQGDLQCPHCLQCFGDEQGEELFRHVAECCQ; from the exons GAAATTGAGAGACTTTCTGAGCaactagaagaaaaagagaaggagacacAGCAGCTGATGAGCCAGCCGGAGCATGAGCGAGAGAAGGAAGTCGCAATGCTGCGGAGGAGCGTGGCGGAGAAGGAACGTGCCCGGGCTGCCAGTGACATTCTGTGCCGCTCCTTGGCTGATGAGACCCATCAGCTGAGGAGGACTCTGGCTGCCACCGCCCACATGTGCCAGCATCTGGCCAAGTGTCTGGATGAACAACAGCGTGCTCAGGGGGACCTGAGGAGGAAGAGTCCTGAG CCAGAGTGCACAGGTGGTGCTGCCTCTGTCCAGGCCGTTATTGAGAAGTTACGGGAAGAAAACCGCCTGTTAAGACAGAAGCTGATTCAT GTGGAAGACCTCAATGCCAAGTGGCAGCGCTATGATGCCAGCAGGGACGAGTACGTGAGGGGGCTCCACGTTCAGCTTCAGGGGCTGCAGGCCCCCCCAGAGCCCGAGAAGacctcctgccctgagctgatgaGGAAGGAGATTTCCAGGCTCAACAGGCAGCTGGAGGAGAGGATACGCGCCTGTGCAGATGGGCGGCGGGAGCTGGCGGCCGTTAGGGGGGCCCGTGATGCGGCACTGGAGCGGGTGCAGATGCTGGAGCAGCAG ATTCTCGCGTACAAGGATGATTTTACCTCAGAAAGGGCAGACCGGGAACGGGCCCAGGGCAGGATTCAGGAGCTCGAGGAACAGGTGGCTTCCTTGCGGCAACAGGCGTCCTGGACACAG GACCGCCGGGAACCAGGCTCCTGCCGGATTCATACAGGGAACAGAACCCCCAAGTACTTAGAGACTGATGCTCTGGAGCTCGTGGCACCTAGTGGCCGGAGGactgggactggatctcaggggCTGGACTTGCCCACCGAGGGCAGGTGTCCTGGAACAACCCGGAGAGGGCAGGGGGACCTTCAGTGCCCTCACTGTCTGCAGTGCTTCGGCGATGAGCAAGGCGAGGAGCTCTTCAGGCATGTGGCTGAGTGCTGCCAGTGA
- the TNIP2 gene encoding TNFAIP3-interacting protein 2 isoform X4: MDSVSAAVFQEIERLSEQLEEKEKETQQLMSQPEHEREKEVAMLRRSVAEKERARAASDILCRSLADETHQLRRTLAATAHMCQHLAKCLDEQQRAQGDLRRKSPEPECTGGAASVQAVIEKLREENRLLRQKLIHVEDLNAKWQRYDASRDEYVRGLHVQLQGLQAPPEPEKTSCPELMRKEISRLNRQLEERIRACADGRRELAAVRGARDAALERVQMLEQQILAYKDDFTSERADRERAQGRIQELEEQVASLRQQASWTQDRREPGSCRIHTGNRTPKYLETDALELVAPSGRRTGTGSQGLDLPTEGRCPGTTRRGQGDLQCPHCLQCFGDEQGEELFRHVAECCQ, translated from the exons GAAATTGAGAGACTTTCTGAGCaactagaagaaaaagagaaggagacacAGCAGCTGATGAGCCAGCCGGAGCATGAGCGAGAGAAGGAAGTCGCAATGCTGCGGAGGAGCGTGGCGGAGAAGGAACGTGCCCGGGCTGCCAGTGACATTCTGTGCCGCTCCTTGGCTGATGAGACCCATCAGCTGAGGAGGACTCTGGCTGCCACCGCCCACATGTGCCAGCATCTGGCCAAGTGTCTGGATGAACAACAGCGTGCTCAGGGGGACCTGAGGAGGAAGAGTCCTGAG CCAGAGTGCACAGGTGGTGCTGCCTCTGTCCAGGCCGTTATTGAGAAGTTACGGGAAGAAAACCGCCTGTTAAGACAGAAGCTGATTCAT GTGGAAGACCTCAATGCCAAGTGGCAGCGCTATGATGCCAGCAGGGACGAGTACGTGAGGGGGCTCCACGTTCAGCTTCAGGGGCTGCAGGCCCCCCCAGAGCCCGAGAAGacctcctgccctgagctgatgaGGAAGGAGATTTCCAGGCTCAACAGGCAGCTGGAGGAGAGGATACGCGCCTGTGCAGATGGGCGGCGGGAGCTGGCGGCCGTTAGGGGGGCCCGTGATGCGGCACTGGAGCGGGTGCAGATGCTGGAGCAGCAG ATTCTCGCGTACAAGGATGATTTTACCTCAGAAAGGGCAGACCGGGAACGGGCCCAGGGCAGGATTCAGGAGCTCGAGGAACAGGTGGCTTCCTTGCGGCAACAGGCGTCCTGGACACAG GACCGCCGGGAACCAGGCTCCTGCCGGATTCATACAGGGAACAGAACCCCCAAGTACTTAGAGACTGATGCTCTGGAGCTCGTGGCACCTAGTGGCCGGAGGactgggactggatctcaggggCTGGACTTGCCCACCGAGGGCAGGTGTCCTGGAACAACCCGGAGAGGGCAGGGGGACCTTCAGTGCCCTCACTGTCTGCAGTGCTTCGGCGATGAGCAAGGCGAGGAGCTCTTCAGGCATGTGGCTGAGTGCTGCCAGTGA